A genomic segment from Aegilops tauschii subsp. strangulata cultivar AL8/78 chromosome 1, Aet v6.0, whole genome shotgun sequence encodes:
- the LOC109774648 gene encoding zinc transporter 7, which produces MMIGVAGFSRHIGQLLSKSNGFIAASLSAASCADEAEKAEGAGCRDDAAALRLKWIAMAAILVSGVMGVGLPLAGRKRRTVQTGSAVFVAAKAFAAGVILATGFVHMLHDAEHALSNPCLPAGPWRRFPFPGFVAMLAALATLVLDVLVTRFYETKHRAEVARVKADAAAALAAASTSASDEDITVVTVVESEHKVPLLQAHSHSHAQSHGHELMQPQGREGEVSDHVRSVVVSQILEMGIVSHSVIIGLSLGVSRSPCTIRPLVAALSFHQFFEGFALGGCIAQAQFKNLSAVMMASFFAITTPTGIAAGAGLSSFYNANSPRALVVEGILDSVSAGILIYMALVDLIAADFLGGKMTGSPRQQVMAYVALFLGALSMSSLAVWA; this is translated from the exons ATGATGATCGGTGTCGCAGGCTTCAGCCGGCACATCGGCCAGCTCTTGAGTAAAAGCAACG GGTTTATTGCGGCGTCCCTGTCCGCGGCGAGCTGCGCGgacgaggcggagaaggccgAGGGCGCGGGGTGCCGGGACGACGCGGCGGCGCTGAGGCTCAAATGGATTGCCATGGCGGCGATACTGGTGTCCGGGGTAATGGGCGTGGGCCTGCCGCTCGCGGGGCGGAAGCGGCGGACGGTGCAGACCGGCAGCGCTGTCTTCGTGGCCGCCAAGGCTTTCGCGGCCGGCGTGATCCTGGCCACGGGGTTCGTCCACATGCTGCACGACGCCGAGCACGCGCTCTCCAACCCCTGCCTCCCAGCCGGGCCCTGGCGGCGGTTCCCGTTCCCCGGGTTCGTCGCCATGCTCGCTGCTCTCGCCACGCTGGTGCTCGACGTCCTGGTAACCAGGTTCTACGAGACCAAGCACCGCGCGGAGGTAGCTCGGGTCAAGGCTGACGCCGCTGCCGCACTCGCCGCCGCGTCCACCTCCGCCAGCGACGAAGACATCACTGTGGTCACCGTCGTCGAGAGTGAGCACAAGGTCCCGCTCTTGCAAGCCCACTCCCATTCCCACGCGCAGTCGCATGGTCACGAGCTGATGCAACCACAAGGACGCGAGGGGGAGGTGTCAGACCACGTGCGCTCCGTCGTGGTATCACAG ATACTGGAAATGGGGATTGTGTCGCACTCGGTGATCATTGGGCTGTCGCTTGGGGTGTCTCGGAGTCCCTGCACAATCAGGCCACTGGTGGCAGCGCTCTCATTCCACCAGTTCTTCGAGGGGTTTGCCCTCGGTGGGTGCATTGCGCAG GCTCAGTTTAAGAACCTTTCGGCAGTCATGATGGCGTCATTTTTTGCCATTACAACACCAACTGGTATCGCCGCTGGGGCCGGTCTGTCCTCATTTTACAACGCCAATAGCCCCAGGGCTCTAGTGGTTGAAGGCATCCTCGATTCTGTGTCGGCCGGCATACTCATATACATGGCGCTGGTGGATCTAATCGCAGCCGATTTCTTGGGTGGGAAGATGACAGGGTCGCCACGGCAGCAAGTGATGGCCTATGTCGCCCTGTTCCTAGGTGCGCTCTCAATGTCATCGCTTGCAGTTTGGGCCTGA